ACCGAGCGCCGCGTGTGGGACGGCATACGCTTTCAACGTAGTACGTTGTTAACGTATGGTCGCGTGTGTGGTCGTCATGGCAGACTACGTCGACGAATATTTTGAATGGGACATTACCAAGAGCGAGGAAGTCCATGCACGGCATGCATTCGATTTCAGGCTCGTCGCTGAGATGCTCACCACAGAATCTCATATCTATGTCCGTCTGGACGATCGTGAGTACACTGAGGAACGACTGGTCGCGATTGGGAGAATCCACGGTTTATTTATCACCGCTGTCTATACGACACGAGGTAGGCGCAAGCGTATCATAACGGCGTGGCGATCGGACCGAGCTGAGATCGACGACTACGCCCGACACATGGGGTATCGAGATGAAGGGAAGAATTAATTGGGCGCTGGTCAGGTCCCAGGATCAGGCCACGATCGAGCGGCTCGCGGACGAAGAGCGACGGGCATTCGGCATTAAGCTCGGAGGCGCGAAGTGGCGCAGAGTACTTAACCCCCGCACGCCAAACGTCAAGTTGATTCGGCGCAGATTGGGTTTATCTCAAAGTGCATTTGCCAAACGCTTCTGCCTTAGCCAACGAACAGTGCAGCAGTGGGAACAGGGACGGTCGAAGCCGGATCAGCCGGCGCGCAATCTCTTGCGCGTCATAGAGTTCGCGCCTCAAACCGTAGCGCGGGCCGTCAATGGCGCGGGAACGCCACGCAAACGTCCGATTTGAACCGCGTGCCTATCGGAGGACCGTCATGGCCGTTGTGATGCTTACCGGACCGGTCGCCGCAGGAAAGACCACCATAGCGCAGGAGTTGATCGAGATAACGCCTGCGCCTCTCTGCTATCTGGAGGGCGATTCGTTTTGGGCGCTCTTTACAAAGCCGGGTGCGGCCACGAGAAGAGAGCGATTCCCACTGCTCATGCGCTCCATCACGGCTGCCGCGGTACCCCTTGCCCGGGGCGGATATGAAGTGCTCCTAGATTTCTCGTTTCCGCCGGAATTCTTAGAGACGGCCCGCAAAATCTTG
The nucleotide sequence above comes from Candidatus Eremiobacteraceae bacterium. Encoded proteins:
- a CDS encoding adenylyl-sulfate kinase, producing the protein MAVVMLTGPVAAGKTTIAQELIEITPAPLCYLEGDSFWALFTKPGAATRRERFPLLMRSITAAAVPLARGGYEVLLDFSFPPEFLETARKILKEIPLDFVIVRPSLDVCEKRAAGRPEGTISDYGVYRDFYGLFEGSPHDEICDDEADARSIAHRIRDGLDRGRFRVR